The DNA sequence GGAGGAGAGATCGATCGGATGCACGCTGGCCAGCGATCCGTCCTTCTTGCCACGAGCGACGGCCGTACGGACGGCGCTCACGATCACGACTTCGTTCTTCATATGATCTCCGTGTGAGCGCCGCTCAGTTGCGCAGCGGCTTGCCGGTGGTGAGGGTGTGCGCGATGCGGGCCTGCGTCTCCTTGGTGCCGAGGAGGCGGAGGAAGGCGTCGCGCTCGAGGTCGAGCAGGTCCTGCTCGGTGACCTCGCGCGGCGGTCCGTCGCCACCGGCGAGGATCACCGCGACCTCGTGGCCGATGCGGAGGTCGTGGTCGCTGGCCTGGCCTGCTTCCTTGAACGACCAGAGCGCGTAGTCGAGGTTGGCGACGGCGGCGCGACCCATCGACGTCATCTTGCGCATGGTCGGCGCCACGTAGTCCGGCGCCAAGTCGAGCACGCGGGCCTTGGCATCGGCGATCAGCACGTCGCGGTTCATGGTGATGCGATCGGCGATCGGTCGCAGGAAGCCCATGCTGCGCGCCTCGTGCGCGCTGGTGCTGGTCTGCGCGAGCGCGATGAGCTTGAAGGCGCGCTTGAGACCCTCGAACGCGTCGGCTTCCTCGTAGGGGGCGAGCGCGTTGGTGAAGCGGAAGGCGAGCTCCTTGGTGCCGCCGCCACCGGGGATCAACCCGACGCCGACTTCGACCAAGCCCATGTACAGCTCGGCGTGCGCCTGGATGCGATCGCAGTGCAGCGAGATCTCGCAGCCGCCACCCAGCGTGAGGCCGAACGGTGCGGCGACGACGGGAATCGGCGCGAAGCGGAAGGACATCACGGTGTCCTGGAAGCGCTTGGTGAGCATTTCCAGCGACTTCCAGTCGCCCTTCTCGAGGAGCTGCCGCGGGCCGGCGAGGTTCGCGCCGGCGGTGAAGGTGCGCGGATCGTCGTTGCCGATGACGAGGCCGGCGAGTCCGTTCTTGACGCCGTAGTCCAGCGCCCACTCGGCGAGGTCCATGACGCCGACGCCCAGCGTGTTCATCTTGCCGCAGAACTCGAGGCAGGCGACGTCGTGGCCGAGATCGATGACGCGCGCCTCGGCGTTCTCGCGGACGACCTTGCCGGCGCGCCGCAGGTGGCCAAGCGCGATCTGGCCGGGAATGGCCGGCACGGCGACGCGGTTGTTTTCGCCGAGCGACGGGACGAGCGTGCTGCCGTTGACGTCGGCATAGAACGCGTTGCCGGCGCGCGCGAGCAGGTCGGGGACGGACTTGCCCTGCTGCTGGATCGCCGAGCGCAGCCAATCGAGACCGAAGGCGTCCATCGCCTTGAAGGGGCCGAGCTCCCAGCCGTAGCCCCACTCCATCGCGCGGTCGATCGCGGCGAGGTCGAAGGCCAGCTCCGGGGCGAGCGTGCAGGCGTAGTGGCACTGCTCGACGAGCAGCTCGCGCAGGAAGTCGCCGTCCTTGCCCGGCAGGTCGCGGGCGGCGCGGAGGCGCTCGGTGAGCGGCTTCTTGAGTATCGCGTCGATGGCGTCGGTGGTGTAGCGGCCGACGTTCTGGTACTCGAGTGTCTTCCAGTCGAGGGCGAGGATGTCCTGCTTGTCCTTCTTGTAGAAGCCCTGTCTGGTCTTGTCGCCGAGGCGGCCCTGCTTGACCAGCTCATGCACGAAGGGCACGAGGGCGAGGTCTTCGCCGGTGGTCTGCGAGAGCCCGGCGGTGACGTGCACGAGCACATCGAGGCCGGAGAGATCGCCGGTGCGGAAGGTGGCGGTCTTGGCACGGCCGATGAGGGCGCCCGTGAGCGTGTCGACCGCGGGGATCGAGAGCTCGTGCTTCACCATCAAGCGGCCGGCGACGACCATGCCATGCACGCCGAGTCGGTTGGCGACGAAACCGGGCACGTCCTTGGCGAGCACGATGCCCTTGCCGAGGATGCGCTCTTGGAAGTGGCGGATGCTGCTGAGCACCTCGTCATGCGTCTCGGGCGTGGGGATCAGCTCGAGGAGGTGCATGTACCGCGGCGGATTGAAGTAGTGCGTGCCGAGGAAGCGTTCGCGGAAGCGCTTGCTGCGACCCTCGAGCAAGATCGCCATCGGGATCCCCGAGGTATTCGAGGTCACGATGGCGTCGGGGGCGAGCGATTCCAACTTCGCGAAGAGTTCCTGCTTGGGCGCGGGCTTCTCGATGATCGCTTCGCAGATCCAGGAGCAGTCGGCGAGCAGCGCGAGGTGGTCGGCGGTGTTGCCGGTGGTGATGCGAGACGCGGCGCTGGCGTCCATGAAGGCGGCAGGCTTCGCCTTGCGTACCCGATCGAGCCCCTCGCGGGCGGGCTTGGAGCGGTCGGGGTGTGTGGGGTCGTCGTGGCCCGGGATGTCGAGCAGGACGACGGGGAGTCCGGCGGAGGCCGCGAGGGCGGCGATCCCGGCTCCCATGGCGCCGGCGCCGAT is a window from the Pseudogemmatithrix spongiicola genome containing:
- a CDS encoding 3-hydroxyacyl-CoA dehydrogenase/enoyl-CoA hydratase family protein, whose protein sequence is MRITKVGVIGAGAMGAGIAALAASAGLPVVLLDIPGHDDPTHPDRSKPAREGLDRVRKAKPAAFMDASAASRITTGNTADHLALLADCSWICEAIIEKPAPKQELFAKLESLAPDAIVTSNTSGIPMAILLEGRSKRFRERFLGTHYFNPPRYMHLLELIPTPETHDEVLSSIRHFQERILGKGIVLAKDVPGFVANRLGVHGMVVAGRLMVKHELSIPAVDTLTGALIGRAKTATFRTGDLSGLDVLVHVTAGLSQTTGEDLALVPFVHELVKQGRLGDKTRQGFYKKDKQDILALDWKTLEYQNVGRYTTDAIDAILKKPLTERLRAARDLPGKDGDFLRELLVEQCHYACTLAPELAFDLAAIDRAMEWGYGWELGPFKAMDAFGLDWLRSAIQQQGKSVPDLLARAGNAFYADVNGSTLVPSLGENNRVAVPAIPGQIALGHLRRAGKVVRENAEARVIDLGHDVACLEFCGKMNTLGVGVMDLAEWALDYGVKNGLAGLVIGNDDPRTFTAGANLAGPRQLLEKGDWKSLEMLTKRFQDTVMSFRFAPIPVVAAPFGLTLGGGCEISLHCDRIQAHAELYMGLVEVGVGLIPGGGGTKELAFRFTNALAPYEEADAFEGLKRAFKLIALAQTSTSAHEARSMGFLRPIADRITMNRDVLIADAKARVLDLAPDYVAPTMRKMTSMGRAAVANLDYALWSFKEAGQASDHDLRIGHEVAVILAGGDGPPREVTEQDLLDLERDAFLRLLGTKETQARIAHTLTTGKPLRN